The Winogradskyella schleiferi genome has a window encoding:
- a CDS encoding tryptophan 2,3-dioxygenase family protein: MHDLHKFDNIVKELQKKYRAIDQDTDDHLYGLLYSKPITYWDYIQTDALLNLQIQRTTLPDEMVFIAYHQINELIFKMILWEISQVGEKEDIDVTFFESKLMRISRYFDMLSTSFNIMREGMEVEQYMKFRYTLTPASGFQSAQYRLIEFASTELINLIDYRFRKDIDRDTPFTHAFEHLYWQAAGKDHKTGKKSTLLVNFEKRYKDEFLRFMKTYNTKNLWTRFKELPEKDQKNEELVKAMRHYDYTVNVSWVMAHYNAAKHYIDSGIGDGEATGGSDWKKYMHPKYQKRIFFPELWSEKELENWGNNL; this comes from the coding sequence ATGCACGATTTACATAAATTCGATAACATTGTAAAAGAACTTCAAAAGAAGTATAGAGCAATTGACCAAGACACAGACGACCATTTATACGGCTTACTTTATAGCAAACCCATAACGTATTGGGATTACATACAAACAGATGCGTTATTGAATTTGCAAATTCAACGGACTACGCTTCCAGATGAAATGGTGTTTATCGCTTATCATCAAATTAACGAATTAATTTTTAAAATGATACTTTGGGAAATTTCCCAAGTCGGAGAAAAAGAAGATATCGACGTTACTTTTTTTGAAAGTAAACTGATGCGAATTAGCCGTTATTTCGATATGCTGTCCACGTCTTTCAACATTATGAGAGAGGGTATGGAAGTAGAGCAGTATATGAAATTTAGATATACCTTAACTCCAGCAAGTGGTTTTCAAAGCGCTCAATACAGACTTATTGAGTTTGCTTCTACAGAATTAATCAATCTTATTGATTATAGATTTAGAAAAGATATTGATAGAGATACACCGTTTACACATGCTTTTGAACATTTATATTGGCAAGCGGCAGGAAAAGACCATAAAACAGGGAAAAAATCCACACTTTTAGTTAATTTTGAAAAACGTTACAAAGATGAGTTTTTAAGGTTTATGAAAACCTATAACACTAAAAACCTTTGGACACGTTTTAAAGAGTTGCCGGAAAAGGACCAGAAAAATGAAGAGCTTGTAAAAGCCATGCGCCATTACGATTACACGGTTAACGTAAGTTGGGTAATGGCACACTACAATGCAGCCAAACATTATATTGATAGTGGCATTGGAGATGGAGAAGCAACTGGAGGAAGTGACTGGAAAAAATACATGCATCCAAAATACCAGAAACGTATTTTTTTTCCGGAACTGTGGAGTGAAAAAGAATTAGAAAATTGGGGAAATAATTTATAA
- a CDS encoding DUF3108 domain-containing protein, which yields MKYILTVILFFAGFQASEVEKESAFQEGEWFKFEMSYSGFLKAGNATLSVNETKLEGKPVYHVVGKGWTTGAIKWFFKVKDRYESYFDKATGAPYKFIRKIDEGGHTKDIEINFDHQNNIAEVNNKKQKETKKVTTEQDVQDMVSMYYYLRNKIEISDLKEGDEIETNMFFDEENYGFKLKYLGKETIEVEINGTEVKVKTIKFRPYVMAGRVFKEEESLTLWVSADKNKIPLKIKADLAVGSLRADLVEFKGLKHSFKIEFD from the coding sequence AAGTTGAAAAGGAATCTGCATTTCAAGAAGGGGAGTGGTTTAAATTTGAAATGAGTTATAGTGGTTTTCTAAAAGCAGGAAACGCCACATTATCTGTTAATGAAACGAAATTAGAAGGGAAACCAGTGTATCACGTTGTTGGAAAAGGTTGGACAACTGGTGCTATAAAATGGTTTTTTAAAGTGAAGGACAGGTACGAGAGTTATTTCGATAAAGCTACGGGCGCACCCTATAAATTCATCAGAAAAATAGACGAAGGTGGCCATACCAAGGATATAGAAATTAACTTTGATCATCAAAATAATATTGCTGAGGTAAACAATAAGAAACAAAAGGAAACTAAAAAAGTAACTACTGAACAAGATGTTCAGGATATGGTTTCCATGTATTATTATTTAAGAAATAAAATTGAGATAAGCGATTTAAAAGAAGGTGACGAGATTGAAACCAACATGTTTTTTGATGAAGAAAACTATGGTTTTAAATTGAAATATTTAGGAAAAGAAACCATTGAGGTAGAGATTAATGGCACTGAGGTAAAAGTCAAAACAATTAAATTTAGACCTTACGTTATGGCTGGTCGTGTTTTTAAAGAGGAAGAAAGTTTGACACTTTGGGTAAGTGCCGATAAAAATAAAATACCTTTAAAAATCAAAGCAGATTTGGCTGTTGGTTCTCTACGAGCTGATCTTGTTGAATTTAAAGGTTTAAAACACTCCTTTAAAATAGAATTTGATTAA